A genomic window from Luteolibacter sp. LG18 includes:
- the pth gene encoding aminoacyl-tRNA hydrolase, whose translation MDTFSLIIGLGNPGRQYEGTRHNVGFMVLDRLAAKAGVAFESKPKWQSHLAKLPDGTLLLKPQSFMNLSGRPVQQILAFHKWTPDRILVVYDDAALPLGSLRFREKGSHGGHNGIRSLLQQLGTDVFPRLKFGIGGSAEGEMVGHVLGNFRPEERDLLENTLASAVDAVQVARSQGVAVAANRFNTRSNLPPTP comes from the coding sequence GTGGACACATTTTCCCTGATCATCGGCCTCGGCAATCCGGGGCGGCAGTATGAAGGCACGCGGCACAATGTCGGGTTCATGGTGCTGGACCGGCTGGCGGCGAAGGCCGGGGTGGCCTTCGAGAGCAAGCCGAAGTGGCAGAGCCACCTGGCGAAGCTGCCGGACGGCACGCTGCTGCTGAAGCCGCAATCCTTCATGAACCTGAGCGGGCGGCCGGTGCAGCAGATCCTGGCCTTCCACAAGTGGACGCCGGACCGGATCCTGGTGGTGTATGACGACGCGGCGCTGCCGCTGGGCTCGCTGCGGTTCCGGGAGAAGGGGTCCCATGGCGGGCACAATGGCATCCGCTCGCTGCTCCAGCAACTGGGGACGGACGTGTTTCCGCGGCTGAAATTCGGGATCGGCGGCAGCGCCGAGGGCGAAATGGTGGGCCATGTGCTGGGGAATTTCCGACCGGAAGAGCGGGACCTGCTGGAAAACACGCTTGCTTCCGCCGTTGATGCCGTACAGGTTGCGCGCTCCCAAGGCGTCGCCGTCGCGGCGAACCGCTTCAACACCCGCTCCAACTTACCTCCAACACCATGA
- the rpsF gene encoding 30S ribosomal protein S6 gives MSRKYEGLIILNTKGVEGSVDETVASVAKELETEGAKVGEIKQIGRRKFAYNAQHLEAGHYVTYVFSAEPAAITKIQARLALNAKVHLQHFQRVA, from the coding sequence ATGAGCCGCAAATACGAAGGCCTGATTATCCTCAACACCAAGGGTGTCGAAGGCAGCGTCGATGAGACCGTCGCCAGCGTCGCCAAGGAACTTGAAACCGAAGGCGCCAAGGTCGGCGAGATCAAGCAGATCGGCCGCCGCAAGTTCGCCTACAACGCGCAGCACCTGGAAGCCGGCCACTACGTGACCTACGTCTTCTCCGCCGAGCCGGCCGCGATCACCAAGATCCAAGCCCGCCTCGCCCTGAACGCGAAGGTGCACCTCCAGCACTTCCAGCGCGTCGCCTGA
- a CDS encoding single-stranded DNA-binding protein, which produces MANLNKVLLLGNLTRDPELRYTPKGTAVADIALAINRVWTNEQNQRQEETTYVDITLWGRQAELAQQYLTKGRGCFIEGRLQMDTWEDKATGQKRSKLKVVAENLQFLPDGKGGPGGPPSGASHAPQGNGGGYSRPAGGPPQRSGPPQGGSAAPVEDYHDEDDIPF; this is translated from the coding sequence ATGGCCAATTTGAACAAAGTTCTCCTGCTGGGGAATCTGACCCGCGATCCGGAGCTCCGCTACACGCCGAAGGGCACCGCCGTGGCGGACATCGCCCTGGCGATCAACCGGGTCTGGACGAACGAGCAGAACCAGCGCCAGGAAGAAACCACCTACGTGGACATCACCCTGTGGGGACGGCAGGCCGAACTGGCCCAGCAGTACCTCACGAAGGGCCGCGGCTGCTTCATCGAAGGCCGCCTGCAGATGGACACGTGGGAGGACAAGGCCACCGGCCAGAAGCGCAGCAAGCTCAAGGTCGTCGCCGAGAACCTCCAGTTCCTGCCGGATGGCAAGGGCGGCCCCGGCGGTCCTCCGTCCGGTGCCAGCCATGCTCCGCAGGGCAATGGTGGTGGCTACTCCCGCCCCGCAGGCGGTCCTCCGCAGCGCTCCGGCCCGCCGCAGGGTGGCTCCGCCGCTCCGGTGGAGGATTACCACGACGAGGACGACATTCCGTTCTGA
- a CDS encoding type II toxin-antitoxin system VapC family toxin, with translation MLIDTDVLIWCLRGNPKALARLDGLADCRVSQVTRMELIAGCRDKAEMRLLKRFLADGGFRVMPLSEEIGHRADLWLEEHVLQHGAGLADCLIAATASLAGLPLLTGNHKHFRHFPALEVEEFRP, from the coding sequence ATGTTGATTGATACCGATGTGTTGATCTGGTGCCTGCGAGGGAACCCGAAGGCGCTGGCGCGGCTCGATGGGCTCGCGGACTGCCGGGTTTCCCAGGTCACGCGGATGGAATTGATCGCCGGTTGCCGGGACAAGGCGGAGATGCGCCTGCTGAAGCGGTTTCTAGCCGACGGCGGATTCCGGGTGATGCCGCTGAGCGAGGAGATCGGTCATCGGGCGGACCTGTGGCTGGAGGAACACGTGCTCCAGCACGGTGCGGGGCTGGCGGATTGCTTGATCGCGGCCACGGCGTCGTTGGCGGGACTTCCCTTGTTGACGGGCAATCACAAGCATTTCAGACACTTTCCGGCGCTGGAGGTGGAGGAGTTCCGCCCCTAG
- a CDS encoding 50S ribosomal protein L25, producing MATKQTLKAAPRARTGSGRLNQMRKEGWLPSVIYGRNTENVNLKVDAKTFAELLAHSTSDNILINLDVEGQGVRLAFLQSIQHDAISGAALHADFLAIDEKTEITAHIPVHLNGEPAGVKAGGVVEQYVHTLEIVCLPNDLPDTIEVDVTGLGVGASLHISELGLPKGVKATHAGDVVVAHVGVPGAGLEETPAA from the coding sequence ATGGCCACCAAGCAGACACTCAAAGCCGCCCCGCGCGCGCGCACCGGCTCCGGCCGCCTCAACCAGATGCGCAAAGAGGGCTGGCTGCCGTCCGTCATCTACGGGCGCAACACCGAGAACGTGAACCTCAAGGTCGATGCGAAGACCTTCGCCGAGCTTCTCGCCCACAGCACCTCGGACAACATCCTGATCAACCTCGATGTCGAGGGTCAGGGCGTCCGCCTCGCTTTCCTCCAGTCCATCCAGCACGACGCCATCTCCGGCGCCGCCCTGCATGCCGACTTCCTCGCCATCGACGAGAAGACCGAAATCACCGCCCACATCCCGGTGCACCTCAATGGTGAGCCAGCTGGCGTGAAGGCCGGTGGCGTGGTGGAACAGTACGTCCACACGCTCGAAATCGTCTGCCTGCCGAACGACCTTCCGGACACCATCGAGGTGGACGTGACCGGCCTCGGCGTGGGCGCCTCCCTCCACATCTCGGAGCTGGGCCTGCCGAAGGGCGTGAAGGCCACGCACGCCGGTGACGTCGTCGTCGCCCACGTGGGTGTCCCGGGTGCCGGTCTCGAGGAGACCCCGGCCGCCTGA